A window of Corallococcus macrosporus DSM 14697 contains these coding sequences:
- the gspG gene encoding type II secretion system major pseudopilin GspG, producing MNPTQQKLKARRRPVRGFTLIEIMVVITILGLIAAAVGVSVMSNLEEAKLKTAALDIKTLETGLKLHYMKTGSFPETQPGLEELLQARTLDRLPKDPWNRDYVYTNEGGSPVILSYGADGAPGGDGSDADISSQVESPSASAARKPKGLR from the coding sequence ATGAATCCAACCCAGCAGAAGCTGAAGGCCCGGCGTCGTCCCGTTCGCGGCTTCACACTGATTGAAATCATGGTGGTCATCACCATCCTCGGCCTCATCGCCGCGGCGGTGGGCGTCTCCGTGATGTCGAACCTGGAGGAGGCCAAGCTGAAGACCGCCGCCCTGGACATCAAGACCTTGGAGACGGGGCTCAAGCTCCACTACATGAAGACGGGCAGCTTCCCGGAGACCCAGCCCGGACTGGAGGAGCTCCTCCAGGCGCGCACGCTGGATCGCCTGCCCAAGGACCCGTGGAACCGCGACTACGTGTACACGAATGAGGGCGGCAGCCCTGTCATCCTGTCGTACGGCGCGGACGGTGCCCCCGGGGGTGACGGCAGCGACGCGGACATCTCCTCCCAAGTGGAGTCCCCGTCCGCGAGCGCGGCCCGCAAGCCCAAGGGGCTCCGTTAG
- a CDS encoding ELWxxDGT repeat protein, translated as MKPHLPLLILLGAAGCGTEVEDVTEVQDVAAASQASDLSQKWELCGKKAVRLEDIHPGAAGSDPADLFHGDRVLFFTANDGTHGRELWRSSGTGGSGTALVKDIYPGLASSEISNFTRVGNRVFFAADDGVHGYELWVTDGTSAGTYLVKDIYPGPADGVHRPSPFFRRNSPLMVEFGGVLYFGADDGVNGSELWRSDGTEAGTYLVEDIEPGPADSFPHTFARVGDEAFYFVAAQEEGSSDTVHLWRSTGVPGAISVLSRAGDNVIFSPLAVKSRLYFLLDNDEGEASLWRTDGAASSTERLRHFVGEYPHDLVALGHRVVFSAGSGEAEGEELWISNGSPPPGTRLVKDIWPGPMGSSPGSLAVLGSRVFFAANDGSGDGRELWVSNGTGAGTRLFKDLASGGASSDPNALASIEGTLFFSANDGVHGFEPWVSDGTRSGTKQLRGLAHGSASSSPRDFVRSGWDVFFSADDGTTGRELWALPFRPKGECEHHRGAN; from the coding sequence ATGAAGCCCCATCTTCCACTCCTCATCCTTCTGGGCGCCGCGGGCTGTGGCACCGAAGTCGAAGACGTCACCGAGGTCCAAGACGTCGCTGCCGCGAGTCAGGCGTCCGACCTGAGTCAGAAGTGGGAGTTGTGTGGGAAGAAGGCCGTCCGCTTGGAGGACATCCACCCCGGCGCGGCGGGGTCCGATCCCGCCGACTTGTTCCACGGCGACCGGGTCCTCTTCTTCACGGCCAACGACGGCACACATGGACGTGAGCTGTGGCGAAGCAGCGGAACCGGCGGGAGCGGCACGGCCCTGGTGAAGGACATCTACCCGGGGCTGGCGAGCTCGGAGATCTCGAACTTCACCCGGGTGGGGAACCGGGTGTTCTTCGCCGCAGATGATGGTGTTCACGGCTACGAGTTGTGGGTGACCGACGGGACGTCGGCTGGCACGTACCTGGTGAAGGACATCTACCCGGGGCCGGCGGATGGGGTCCACCGTCCGAGCCCCTTCTTCAGGAGGAACTCGCCCTTGATGGTTGAGTTCGGCGGTGTCCTGTACTTCGGCGCGGATGACGGCGTGAACGGAAGCGAGCTGTGGCGCAGCGATGGCACGGAAGCGGGGACGTACCTCGTCGAAGACATCGAACCCGGACCCGCTGACTCATTCCCGCACACCTTCGCCCGCGTGGGCGACGAGGCCTTCTACTTCGTGGCGGCCCAGGAGGAGGGCTCCAGCGACACGGTTCATCTCTGGCGTAGCACCGGAGTGCCAGGCGCCATCTCCGTCCTCAGCCGGGCGGGCGACAACGTCATCTTCAGTCCGCTGGCCGTGAAGTCGCGCCTCTACTTCCTCCTGGATAACGACGAGGGCGAGGCCAGCTTGTGGAGGACGGATGGGGCCGCCTCGAGCACGGAGCGGTTGCGGCATTTCGTTGGCGAGTACCCGCACGACCTGGTCGCGCTGGGGCACCGGGTCGTCTTCAGCGCCGGGAGCGGGGAAGCCGAGGGCGAGGAACTCTGGATCAGCAACGGCTCGCCGCCGCCGGGCACGCGGCTGGTGAAGGACATCTGGCCAGGACCCATGGGCTCCTCGCCGGGCTCGCTGGCGGTGCTGGGCTCGCGCGTCTTCTTCGCCGCGAATGATGGTTCGGGTGATGGGCGTGAGCTCTGGGTGAGCAATGGCACCGGAGCGGGGACCCGGCTCTTCAAGGACCTGGCGTCCGGTGGTGCTTCGTCGGATCCCAACGCGCTGGCGTCCATTGAAGGCACGCTGTTCTTCTCCGCGAACGATGGCGTGCACGGCTTCGAGCCCTGGGTGAGTGATGGCACCCGTTCAGGCACGAAGCAGCTCCGCGGGCTGGCGCATGGGAGCGCTTCGTCGTCCCCCCGTGACTTCGTGCGCTCGGGCTGGGACGTGTTCTTCTCCGCGGATGACGGCACGACGGGACGTGAGCTGTGGGCGCTGCCGTTCCGTCCGAAGGGGGAGTGTGAGCATCACCGCGGCGCCAACTGA